From Oceanococcus atlanticus, a single genomic window includes:
- the purH gene encoding bifunctional phosphoribosylaminoimidazolecarboxamide formyltransferase/IMP cyclohydrolase, which yields MRRALLSVSDKTGIVELAQALRQRQVELISSGGTARTLKEAGVEVTEVSAHTGAPEIMNGRVKTLHPKIHGGILARRGIDDATLEEQNIAPIDLVVVNLYPFSQTVAKPNCSLDDAIENIDIGGPTMVRAAAKNHKDVSIVVDPSDYQRLLAAMDGDGVDAGMRRDLAVKAFAHTAAYDDAIVNYLSALDDNDSAQPQPRIFNRQWHLHTALRYGENPHQQASFYADANAPSGTIGAARLIQGKPLSYNNLADADAAWTAALEFIMPACVIVKHANPCGIAVAADIGSAYEKAFSTDPTSAFGGIIAFNSDLDGETAAEILNNQFVEVIIAPKITPAAREALATKTNVRVLETGCAPDQLNNWELKTLSGGLLVQSADQARIHREELTVVTEKAPTDHEINDMIFAWPVVKMVKSNAIVFARDGQTMAIGAGQMSRVDSVRIAIRKAEDAGFDLRGSVMASDAFFPFPDAMLAGAEAGATAIIQPGGSMRDDEVITAANEVGVAMVTTGRRHFRH from the coding sequence ATCCGCCGTGCCCTGCTTTCGGTCTCGGACAAGACCGGCATCGTTGAACTCGCCCAGGCGCTGCGCCAGCGTCAGGTGGAGCTGATCTCCTCCGGCGGCACTGCCCGCACGCTCAAGGAGGCCGGAGTTGAAGTGACCGAGGTCTCGGCTCATACCGGCGCACCTGAGATCATGAACGGGCGGGTCAAAACCCTGCACCCGAAAATTCATGGCGGCATCCTGGCCCGTCGCGGCATCGACGACGCCACTCTGGAAGAGCAAAACATCGCGCCGATTGATCTGGTGGTGGTCAACCTCTACCCGTTCAGTCAGACCGTGGCCAAACCGAACTGCAGCCTGGACGATGCCATCGAGAACATCGATATCGGCGGCCCGACCATGGTCCGCGCGGCGGCCAAGAATCACAAAGACGTCAGCATTGTGGTTGACCCGAGCGACTATCAGCGGCTACTCGCCGCAATGGATGGCGACGGCGTCGATGCCGGCATGCGCCGCGATCTCGCGGTCAAAGCTTTTGCACACACCGCCGCTTACGATGACGCCATCGTCAATTATCTGAGCGCGCTGGATGACAACGACAGCGCACAGCCCCAGCCACGCATCTTCAACCGCCAGTGGCATCTGCATACGGCGTTGCGCTATGGCGAGAACCCGCATCAGCAGGCCAGCTTTTACGCTGACGCCAATGCGCCCTCCGGCACCATTGGCGCGGCCCGCCTGATCCAGGGCAAGCCGCTGTCGTACAACAACCTGGCCGACGCCGATGCGGCCTGGACCGCCGCGCTGGAATTCATCATGCCGGCCTGCGTTATCGTCAAGCACGCCAACCCCTGCGGCATTGCGGTCGCCGCGGACATTGGCAGCGCCTATGAAAAAGCCTTCTCCACCGATCCGACATCGGCCTTCGGCGGCATCATCGCTTTCAACAGCGACCTGGACGGTGAAACGGCAGCCGAGATTCTGAACAACCAGTTTGTGGAAGTGATCATCGCACCGAAGATCACGCCTGCCGCGCGCGAAGCGCTGGCCACCAAGACCAACGTGCGCGTGCTGGAAACCGGCTGCGCACCGGACCAGCTCAACAACTGGGAACTCAAGACGCTGTCGGGCGGCTTGCTGGTGCAATCGGCCGATCAGGCCCGCATCCACCGTGAAGAACTCACCGTGGTGACCGAAAAAGCCCCCACCGACCACGAAATCAACGACATGATTTTCGCCTGGCCAGTGGTCAAGATGGTCAAATCCAATGCCATCGTGTTTGCTCGTGACGGCCAGACCATGGCCATCGGTGCCGGGCAGATGAGCCGCGTCGACTCGGTGCGCATCGCCATTCGCAAGGCCGAAGATGCCGGTTTCGATCTGCGCGGTAGCGTGATGGCCTCCGACGCCTTCTTCCCGTTCCCGGATGCCATGCTGGCCGGCGCCGAAGCCGGCGCCACCGCAATCATCCAGCCGGGCGGCTCGATGCGTGATGACGAAGTCATCACCGCCGCGAATGAAGTCGGCGTGGCCATGGTTACCACCGGACGCCGCCACTTCCGCCATTGA
- the greB gene encoding transcription elongation factor GreB — translation MADYITAAGLQALRDEHQALWLRRREVVKALSAAAAEGDRSENAEYIYRKKELREIDRRLRYLGRRLDELKVPQALPQDTSRVYFGAWVTLEDQAGDCRTLRIVGSDETDPKQGWISLRAPMAKALLGKRLDDEISVALPAGREQYVIVEIDYRV, via the coding sequence GTGGCGGACTACATCACCGCGGCGGGGCTTCAAGCGCTGCGCGATGAGCATCAGGCGCTGTGGCTGCGTCGTCGCGAGGTCGTCAAAGCCTTGTCGGCGGCGGCGGCTGAGGGCGATCGCTCGGAAAACGCCGAGTACATCTATCGCAAAAAGGAGTTGCGTGAGATCGACCGGCGTTTGCGCTATCTGGGTCGTCGCCTGGATGAGCTCAAGGTGCCCCAGGCTTTGCCGCAGGACACCTCGCGGGTGTACTTCGGTGCCTGGGTGACGCTGGAGGACCAAGCCGGCGATTGCCGCACCCTGCGCATCGTGGGTTCGGACGAGACGGATCCCAAGCAGGGCTGGATCAGTTTGCGAGCACCGATGGCCAAGGCCTTGCTCGGCAAGCGGCTGGATGACGAGATCAGCGTCGCACTGCCCGCAGGGCGCGAGCAGTACGTGATCGTGGAGATCGATTACCGGGTTTGA
- a CDS encoding SDR family oxidoreductase yields the protein MQGLAGKTLVISGASRGIGLAIAVRAARDGANVAILAKTDQPHPKLPGTIHSAAEEIEQAGGKALPIVCDIRDDDATAAAVKQAAEHFGGIDICVNNASAINLIGTEMLSMKRYDLMHQVNGRGTFLLSKLCIPYLKKADNPHVLNISPPLDWNIRWFKPHAAYTLAKYSMSVYAWAMAEEFRSAGIAFNCLWPHTPIATAAIQNMPGAEPMVEASRTPQIMGDAAWHVLTKPSREFTGQFCIDDLVLQQAGHTDFAQYQHEPGAKLLPDFFLPDDLPDIVQ from the coding sequence ATGCAAGGACTGGCAGGTAAAACGCTGGTGATCAGCGGCGCATCGCGCGGCATTGGCTTGGCCATTGCAGTGCGGGCAGCGCGTGATGGCGCCAATGTGGCCATTCTGGCCAAAACCGATCAGCCGCATCCCAAGCTGCCGGGCACCATCCACAGTGCCGCAGAGGAGATCGAGCAGGCCGGTGGCAAGGCTTTGCCGATCGTCTGCGACATCCGTGATGACGACGCCACTGCGGCGGCCGTCAAGCAGGCCGCAGAGCATTTCGGCGGCATCGACATCTGCGTCAATAATGCGAGTGCGATCAATCTGATCGGTACCGAGATGCTGAGCATGAAGCGTTACGACCTGATGCATCAGGTCAACGGGCGTGGCACCTTCCTGCTGTCCAAGCTGTGCATTCCGTATCTCAAGAAAGCAGACAACCCGCATGTGCTGAACATTTCACCGCCGCTGGACTGGAACATTCGCTGGTTCAAGCCGCACGCGGCATACACCCTGGCCAAGTACTCGATGAGCGTCTACGCCTGGGCCATGGCCGAGGAATTCCGTTCGGCAGGCATTGCCTTTAACTGCCTGTGGCCGCATACGCCGATTGCTACTGCAGCGATTCAGAACATGCCCGGTGCTGAGCCTATGGTTGAAGCCAGTCGCACACCGCAAATCATGGGTGATGCCGCCTGGCATGTGCTGACCAAGCCCAGCCGTGAATTCACCGGCCAATTCTGCATCGATGATCTGGTGCTTCAGCAGGCCGGGCATACCGACTTTGCCCAGTATCAGCACGAGCCCGGCGCCAAGCTGTTGCCGGATTTCTTTCTGCCGGATGATCTGCCCGATATCGTTCAATAG
- a CDS encoding dicarboxylate/amino acid:cation symporter, with translation MKDFKITLWILVGLVAGGILGEALYQIYDGQVPGGWLSGLSVVGNTVFMGLLKMILVPLITASVIVGVNAIGDPNKLGRVGGWTVTYYFGTMLVAVITGLILVSLIAPGDPSGQGTGLGLDVLSSGEQAYAAESGEKRARVEATGASGLGGALMNLIGQLIPSNPLGAAADFKLLPVIAFSIILGISLAAGGEKTRPVVVFFEALLDAVMRLVDWILRLAPIGVFALVAWSVARIGLGSLFGPLAAYVATVIGGLLVHALITLPLVLWLFTRYSPWRFAVGMRPALLTAFGTDSSSATLPVTMEAAEASGCSRRASRFVLPLGATINMDGTALYEAVAVVFLFQAYGIDLGTTELILIAVTATLAAIGAAGIPSAGLVTMVIVVEAVNSSLAALPGTSTLPIAAVGLILGIDRLLDMCRTTVNVWGDAVGARIITRLTPDQAG, from the coding sequence ATGAAAGACTTCAAGATCACGCTCTGGATACTGGTCGGGCTGGTCGCCGGCGGCATACTCGGTGAGGCCCTCTATCAAATCTATGATGGCCAGGTTCCGGGCGGCTGGCTGAGCGGCCTGTCTGTGGTCGGCAACACCGTGTTCATGGGTTTGCTCAAGATGATTCTGGTGCCCCTGATCACCGCCAGCGTGATCGTCGGGGTCAACGCCATCGGCGACCCCAATAAACTCGGCCGCGTTGGTGGTTGGACCGTCACCTATTACTTCGGCACCATGCTGGTGGCCGTTATAACTGGTTTGATTCTGGTCAGCCTGATCGCTCCGGGCGACCCCAGCGGACAAGGCACCGGCCTTGGCCTTGACGTGCTCAGCAGCGGCGAGCAAGCCTACGCGGCGGAATCCGGCGAAAAACGCGCCCGCGTCGAGGCCACTGGTGCCAGCGGCCTGGGCGGCGCCCTGATGAATCTGATCGGCCAGTTAATTCCCTCCAATCCGCTTGGCGCCGCCGCAGACTTCAAACTGCTGCCGGTGATCGCCTTCTCCATCATCCTGGGCATATCGCTGGCTGCCGGCGGAGAGAAAACACGCCCGGTGGTGGTCTTTTTCGAAGCGCTGCTGGATGCGGTGATGCGCCTGGTCGACTGGATTCTCAGGCTGGCCCCGATCGGGGTCTTTGCGCTGGTCGCCTGGAGCGTCGCGCGTATCGGCCTGGGTTCGCTATTCGGCCCGCTGGCCGCCTACGTCGCCACCGTCATCGGTGGCCTGCTGGTGCATGCGCTGATCACGCTGCCGCTGGTGCTGTGGCTGTTCACCCGCTACTCACCCTGGCGTTTCGCCGTGGGCATGCGCCCGGCCCTGCTCACCGCCTTTGGCACCGACTCGTCTTCCGCGACCCTGCCGGTGACCATGGAAGCGGCCGAAGCCAGCGGCTGCAGCCGCCGCGCCTCGCGCTTCGTACTGCCCTTGGGCGCGACCATCAACATGGACGGTACCGCGCTGTATGAAGCTGTAGCCGTGGTGTTCCTGTTTCAGGCCTACGGCATCGATCTGGGCACCACCGAACTGATTCTGATCGCCGTCACCGCGACGCTGGCCGCCATCGGTGCCGCCGGCATCCCGTCAGCTGGCCTGGTGACCATGGTGATCGTGGTCGAAGCGGTGAACTCCTCACTCGCCGCCCTGCCCGGCACCAGCACCCTGCCGATTGCCGCCGTGGGCCTGATTTTGGGCATCGACCGCCTGCTCGACATGTGCCGCACCACGGTCAATGTCTGGGGTGATGCGGTCGGCGCTCGCATCATCACCCGCCTGACGCCTGACCAAGCTGGCTAG
- a CDS encoding cold-shock protein: MSEVATGTVKWFNEAKGFGFITPANGGEDLFAHYRAIEGGGFRTLKEGQQVQFEVKEGPKGLQAAAIRPL, from the coding sequence ATGTCTGAAGTAGCGACCGGTACGGTCAAATGGTTCAATGAAGCCAAAGGTTTCGGGTTCATCACGCCAGCTAACGGTGGTGAAGATCTGTTCGCCCATTACCGTGCCATCGAAGGGGGCGGTTTCCGTACCCTGAAAGAAGGCCAGCAAGTGCAGTTCGAAGTCAAAGAAGGTCCCAAGGGCCTGCAGGCTGCTGCAATCCGCCCGCTGTAA
- a CDS encoding Spx/MgsR family RNA polymerase-binding regulatory protein, translating into MITLYGIPNCDTVKRARKTLDSAGITHHFHDFRRDGLSPEQAQSWLDTLGADQLINRRGTTWRQLDSTAQAQAESAQAAQLLCDHPALIKRPVIDRGNALRVGFPAKQADEIISWLQQG; encoded by the coding sequence ATGATTACGCTCTACGGCATCCCCAATTGCGACACCGTCAAACGTGCACGTAAAACCTTGGATAGCGCGGGCATTACCCACCACTTCCATGATTTTCGGCGCGACGGCCTGAGCCCGGAACAGGCGCAGAGCTGGCTGGACACACTGGGCGCCGATCAGCTGATCAACCGCCGCGGCACGACCTGGCGCCAACTGGACAGCACCGCGCAGGCACAGGCTGAAAGTGCGCAGGCCGCGCAACTGCTGTGCGACCACCCCGCACTGATCAAACGCCCGGTGATTGACCGCGGCAATGCCCTGCGCGTCGGCTTCCCGGCCAAACAGGCCGACGAGATCATCAGCTGGTTGCAGCAAGGCTGA
- a CDS encoding SRPBCC family protein — protein MKIPYLALALCSAAGSAQAAVLAQTDNGFQLENQVEVRADTAQAYQALVEDVGDWWPADHSWFGASENFSIQARPGGCLCEIAGADQVEHMRVVVARPGHLLRMVGGLGPLQSMGLSGPLDWIFEPLDQNKPEAGTRIRLRYTVSGFVPKPLGDFVNIVDQVQAQQLGALAGFINNN, from the coding sequence ATGAAGATTCCGTACCTGGCGCTGGCCCTGTGCAGCGCCGCAGGCAGCGCTCAAGCGGCTGTGCTGGCACAAACCGACAATGGCTTTCAGCTGGAAAATCAGGTCGAGGTCAGAGCCGATACGGCACAGGCTTACCAGGCCTTGGTTGAGGACGTCGGAGACTGGTGGCCGGCCGACCACAGCTGGTTCGGGGCCTCGGAAAATTTCTCCATCCAGGCCCGGCCGGGCGGCTGCTTGTGCGAGATCGCCGGCGCAGATCAGGTGGAGCACATGCGCGTGGTTGTCGCGCGCCCTGGCCATCTGCTGCGCATGGTCGGCGGTCTCGGCCCGCTGCAAAGCATGGGTCTGAGCGGCCCGCTGGACTGGATCTTCGAGCCGCTCGACCAGAACAAACCCGAGGCCGGCACCCGCATCCGCCTGCGTTACACCGTCAGCGGCTTCGTACCCAAGCCGCTGGGGGACTTCGTCAACATCGTCGACCAGGTCCAGGCGCAACAGCTTGGCGCACTGGCCGGCTTCATCAACAACAACTGA
- a CDS encoding DUF456 domain-containing protein, whose translation MDIFNAELLSAILLWAGAATLITLGLIGLVFPAIPGPPLLFGGLWMAAWMEDYVHVGLWTLVILGLLTLLGVLADFVAGALGAKRFGASGLSVLGATLGAIVGIFFGLIGLLIGPFAGAVIGELMSGRTLDAAGRAGVGATIGLLIGTAAKLATGIMMVGIFLFMRLT comes from the coding sequence GTGGACATATTCAACGCTGAATTGCTCAGCGCGATCCTGCTGTGGGCAGGCGCTGCAACGCTGATCACGCTGGGCCTGATTGGCCTGGTGTTCCCGGCGATTCCAGGCCCGCCGCTGCTGTTCGGCGGCTTATGGATGGCTGCGTGGATGGAAGACTACGTGCATGTCGGACTGTGGACGCTGGTCATACTGGGTCTATTGACCCTGCTCGGCGTGCTCGCTGATTTTGTTGCCGGGGCGCTCGGCGCCAAACGCTTCGGCGCCTCCGGCTTGTCGGTGCTGGGCGCCACGCTGGGCGCCATTGTTGGCATCTTCTTCGGACTCATTGGGCTGCTGATCGGCCCCTTCGCCGGTGCAGTGATAGGTGAGCTGATGTCCGGCCGCACGCTGGATGCCGCTGGCCGCGCCGGTGTGGGCGCCACCATCGGGCTGCTCATCGGCACGGCGGCCAAGCTGGCCACCGGCATCATGATGGTCGGCATTTTCCTGTTCATGCGACTGACCTGA
- a CDS encoding long-chain-acyl-CoA synthetase, producing MSSANTLEFRDLARSALKLTPDLPRAATAMARTLLLKKDKAQSIGSLIEKQAQQRPNQLAIRYQDSRYTYAEFNQAANRVAHYLEGQGVSGGDVVAVMMENRPEVLIAVAGIVKLGAIASMINTSQRDHVLIHSLTLVKPRFTIVGSELRSAIDDISDELGEGFRDSRLFQRDGTNEPCPEGYVDLDAELGAQPDTNPSSTDDVLLGQPAYYIFTSGTTGLPKASVMSHLRWTRACYSMGQAAMGTRDSDVFYCALPLYHNNALTLAWSAALGGGATMALARKFSASRFWDDIRRFDATMFCYIGELCRYLLAQPARDNDRQHKVRLCVGNGLRPEIWDEFKNRFGIERINEFYGASEGNLIFTNAFNMDRTAGFCPMSFAVVKYDIDADEPVRDASGHMVRVDKGESGLLLTEVTERFGFEGYTDPTASEKKLYRDVFTSGDCWFNTGDLVRDQGFKHIQFVDRLGDTFRWKGENVATTEVEAAVNRWPQVEQSVVYGVEVPNTDGRAGMAAITPSCAVDAFDFAGFAAHMASALPAYARPLFLRLREAQEMTGTFKYRKVELKQEGFEPAACGEPLYLLQGNDYVALGEQKFTAIQAGELRL from the coding sequence ATGAGCAGCGCCAACACGCTCGAATTTCGCGATCTGGCACGCAGCGCCCTGAAACTCACTCCGGACCTGCCACGTGCGGCCACCGCCATGGCCCGGACCCTGCTGCTCAAGAAAGACAAGGCGCAATCGATCGGCTCCTTGATCGAAAAGCAGGCCCAGCAGCGGCCCAATCAGCTCGCTATACGCTATCAGGACAGCCGCTACACCTACGCCGAATTCAATCAGGCGGCCAACCGTGTGGCGCATTATCTCGAAGGCCAGGGTGTCAGCGGCGGCGACGTGGTCGCGGTGATGATGGAAAACCGCCCGGAAGTGCTGATTGCGGTGGCCGGCATCGTCAAGCTGGGTGCCATCGCCAGCATGATCAACACCTCGCAACGCGATCACGTGTTGATCCACAGCCTGACCCTGGTCAAGCCCCGCTTCACCATCGTCGGCAGCGAGCTGCGCAGCGCGATTGACGACATCAGCGATGAGCTGGGCGAGGGGTTCCGCGACAGCCGCCTGTTCCAGCGTGACGGCACCAATGAACCCTGCCCCGAAGGTTATGTCGACCTGGACGCCGAGCTTGGCGCCCAACCGGATACCAACCCTTCGAGCACCGACGATGTGCTGCTGGGCCAGCCGGCCTATTACATCTTTACCTCAGGCACGACCGGTCTGCCCAAAGCTTCGGTGATGAGCCATCTGCGCTGGACCCGGGCCTGTTATTCCATGGGCCAGGCCGCCATGGGCACCCGCGACAGCGACGTGTTCTATTGCGCCTTGCCGCTCTATCACAACAACGCCCTGACCCTGGCCTGGTCCGCCGCGCTGGGTGGCGGCGCAACCATGGCCCTGGCGCGCAAATTCTCGGCCAGCCGTTTCTGGGACGATATCCGCCGCTTCGACGCCACCATGTTCTGCTACATCGGCGAACTGTGCCGTTACCTGCTGGCCCAGCCCGCGCGCGACAATGACCGTCAGCACAAGGTCCGTCTGTGCGTGGGCAACGGTCTGCGGCCGGAAATCTGGGACGAATTCAAAAACCGCTTCGGCATCGAACGCATCAATGAATTCTACGGTGCCTCCGAAGGCAACCTGATCTTCACCAATGCCTTCAACATGGACCGAACCGCCGGTTTCTGCCCGATGTCGTTCGCGGTGGTCAAATACGATATCGACGCCGATGAGCCGGTGCGTGATGCCAGCGGTCACATGGTACGGGTCGACAAGGGCGAATCCGGCCTGCTGCTGACCGAAGTCACCGAACGCTTCGGCTTCGAGGGCTACACCGACCCCACGGCCAGCGAGAAAAAGCTCTACCGTGATGTATTCACAAGCGGGGACTGTTGGTTCAACACCGGCGACCTGGTGCGCGACCAAGGCTTCAAGCACATCCAGTTTGTCGACCGTCTGGGCGACACCTTCCGCTGGAAGGGCGAAAACGTCGCCACCACCGAGGTGGAAGCTGCGGTCAACCGCTGGCCGCAGGTCGAACAGTCGGTGGTCTACGGAGTCGAAGTACCCAACACCGACGGACGTGCCGGCATGGCTGCGATCACCCCCAGCTGCGCTGTTGATGCCTTCGACTTCGCCGGCTTCGCCGCGCACATGGCCAGCGCCTTGCCAGCCTATGCACGACCGCTGTTCCTGCGTCTGCGCGAGGCCCAGGAAATGACCGGCACGTTCAAATACCGCAAGGTCGAACTGAAACAGGAAGGCTTCGAGCCAGCCGCCTGCGGCGAACCGCTGTATCTGCTTCAGGGCAATGACTACGTAGCCCTGGGCGAGCAGAAATTCACCGCCATCCAGGCCGGTGAACTGCGCTTGTAA
- a CDS encoding O-acetylhomoserine aminocarboxypropyltransferase/cysteine synthase family protein, with protein MHPDTIALHHAYDPDNQNAVAVPIHQTTSYAFDSAQHAADLFDLKVAGNIYSRIMNPTCSVLEQRMAALEGGVGALAMASGMAAITAAIQTIAQAGDNIISVSELYGGTFNLFAHTLPRQGIEVRFADKDDFAGMATKIDAHTRAIYCESIGNPSGNVADIENLAKLAHDHGIPLIVDSTVSTPFLEKPIDFGADIVVHAATKYIGGHGTSIGGVIVDSGKFDWLANAERFPLLTQPDVSYHGVNYAQDVGEAAFITRARVVPLRNMGAAMSPFNAFLFLQGLETLSLRMERVNSNTLAVAEHLRQHSKVNWVSYAGLSDHRDHALAQKYLNGHGSGILSFGIEGGREAGVRFYDALQLILRLVNIGDAKSCAAIPASTTHRQLNDEELRQAGVTPDMVRLSIGIEHIGDLIADLDQALNAV; from the coding sequence ATGCACCCCGATACCATCGCCCTGCATCACGCCTACGACCCGGACAACCAGAACGCGGTTGCGGTGCCGATCCATCAGACCACCTCATACGCCTTTGACAGCGCCCAGCATGCGGCGGATCTGTTCGACCTCAAGGTTGCAGGCAACATTTACAGCCGCATCATGAACCCAACCTGCAGCGTGCTCGAGCAGCGCATGGCTGCACTTGAGGGCGGCGTTGGGGCGCTGGCCATGGCCTCCGGCATGGCCGCTATCACGGCCGCCATCCAGACCATTGCGCAAGCCGGCGACAACATCATTTCGGTCAGCGAACTGTACGGCGGCACCTTTAACCTGTTCGCCCACACCCTGCCACGCCAGGGCATCGAAGTGCGTTTTGCCGACAAGGACGACTTCGCCGGCATGGCCACCAAAATCGATGCCCACACACGTGCCATCTACTGCGAGTCGATCGGCAACCCGTCAGGTAATGTGGCCGACATCGAAAATCTCGCCAAACTGGCACACGACCACGGCATTCCGCTGATTGTCGACAGCACGGTCTCAACCCCGTTCCTGGAAAAACCGATCGACTTTGGCGCCGACATCGTTGTACACGCCGCCACCAAGTACATCGGTGGGCACGGCACCAGCATCGGCGGCGTGATCGTCGACAGTGGCAAGTTCGACTGGCTGGCCAATGCCGAGCGCTTCCCGCTGCTGACCCAGCCGGATGTGTCCTATCACGGGGTCAACTACGCACAGGATGTGGGCGAAGCCGCCTTTATCACGCGCGCCCGGGTGGTGCCGCTGCGCAACATGGGCGCGGCCATGAGCCCGTTCAACGCCTTCCTCTTCCTGCAGGGCCTGGAAACGCTGTCGCTGCGTATGGAGCGGGTCAACAGCAACACCCTGGCGGTGGCTGAGCACTTGCGCCAGCACAGCAAGGTCAACTGGGTCAGCTATGCCGGTCTTAGCGACCATCGCGATCACGCGCTGGCGCAGAAATATCTCAACGGACACGGCTCGGGCATCCTCAGCTTCGGCATCGAAGGCGGACGCGAGGCCGGTGTGCGCTTCTACGACGCGCTGCAGCTGATCCTGCGTCTGGTCAATATCGGCGATGCTAAGAGCTGCGCTGCGATTCCGGCCTCAACCACGCACCGCCAGCTGAATGACGAGGAATTGCGCCAGGCCGGTGTCACGCCGGACATGGTGCGCCTGTCGATCGGTATCGAACACATTGGCGATCTGATCGCAGACCTGGATCAGGCCCTCAACGCAGTCTGA
- a CDS encoding PilZ domain-containing protein, producing the protein MAKSDDNEAQRRAYFRLLYPQVERPCLLTDGASYPVSEISEGGMRLVALDQGDDLTQQRQIVGILQLPGDSVAVEGRVLRKQSDEVVLVLSEGIPLALMVSEQRRLIRKYPAFFGRE; encoded by the coding sequence ATGGCCAAATCGGATGACAATGAGGCGCAACGGCGCGCGTACTTTCGCTTGCTTTACCCGCAAGTGGAGCGGCCGTGCTTGCTGACCGACGGAGCCAGCTATCCGGTCAGTGAGATTTCCGAGGGCGGCATGCGCCTGGTTGCCCTGGATCAGGGCGACGATCTGACTCAGCAACGCCAGATCGTGGGCATATTGCAGCTGCCTGGCGACAGCGTCGCGGTTGAAGGGCGGGTGTTGCGCAAGCAGAGCGATGAAGTGGTCCTGGTGCTGTCGGAAGGCATCCCCCTGGCCTTGATGGTCAGCGAGCAGCGCCGTTTGATCCGCAAATATCCCGCCTTTTTCGGGCGCGAATGA